The following nucleotide sequence is from bacterium.
CTTCATGAAAGGCACGCAGCTGCAGGAGTCCTTGTCTATTCTTTCCAGCCTTCTCTCTCATCTCTGGAGATTCAATTCCATGGTCAGCTGAATTTCGCACGATATGCGTTAGAGGATCTTTGATTGCCTCCAGAATGGTCTTATCAAGCTCTGTGTCTTTTCCCTCCATTTCTACACGAATATCTTTGCCACATGATCGTGCTACGTCTCTTACTACTCGAGGAAACTTATTCCAAACATTCGCAATTGGCTGCATGCGAGTTTTCATCACCCCCTCCTGAAGTTCGGAGGTAATAAGATTGAGTCGCTGGCAGGTTCCGAGTAAAGCGGTATCAGTTTCGTTCTTGGTAAATTGAAGAATCTGATTTCTTGCAAGAACAAGTTCACCGACTAAGTTCATGACTTTATCTAAGAGCCCCACATCCACACGAAGCGAAGACTCAGTAACACTGGCTCTAGCAGCTTGAGGTGCAGACTCCTTATCTTCCGCAGCGTCTGCGCTCGCAGAGCTGGATACCTCTTCTTGAGGCAGCTCAGCAGAAGGCGGTATTTCCTCCGCTGATGAGGATGCTTCCATGACCGCTCCCATCATTTCCTGCTCAGCGACGGGTTCTTCTTGTTGAAAATCAGGAGAGGCAAGAATCTCTGCTATGAGATCGTGGTTCGCTGTATCTTCGCTAGGCTGCTCCGAAGACCCTCTCTCTCCATTCGCTGGTGCGCTCGAACTCTCATCGACGTTCTCGCTCAATTCGTCAACGGACGTTTCGATAGAGCATTCTTCTCTCTGCCCTTCTTTTGGATCGTGCTCAACTTGAGAGTTGGTGCATGCCTCGCCCCCCAACTCATCAGATAGAGCCTCTCCGTCTTTTAGTGCCTGTAGTCGGCCCCTCAGTGGACCGAAAGAATCCTGACCCTCTGCTCCAGTTGTTTCAATCTTTGTTAAGATAGCCCGAATTGCATCAACCATTTCTAGAAGGGCTGTAGCAATATCTGGTGTTACTGAAATTCTTCCACTGCGGAGTTCATCGAGAAGGCTCTCGCCAATATGCGCCACTGCTTCAAGCGTCTGTAAGCCTAAAAATCCACATGTCCCTTTGATAGTATGAATGGCTCGAAAAATTTTATTGAGAATATCTGTATCAGTTGGATTACTTTCAAGAGCTACGAAGTCTTGATCGAGTTGATCTAAACTTTCAAATGCCTCGATGAGGAACTCTTGTATGATCTCGTCTTGCTCATTAGACATAGGCAAATATAATCCCCCTGCCTCTGGACGTGGCAGGGGAATTGTCTCCAAAATAATTACAGCAGTTTCTTTCCCTTAGTTCCGCGCTACCCGTTGAATACTGAGAAAGCACCCGCGCGCCCAATCTCAATAGTTCTCTGAGTAGTGAGAGGGTCGGTGATTTCAAGAGGGAGCTTTAGAAAATTATCCGACTTTTTTCTCCGAGAACCTCTTAAATCTTGAGCACTTTCCTCAACTATCCCGCTCTCTTGCCCAAAATTTCGAGTTGAGACTGTAATTCTCCGGAAAAGACGTTTTACAAGGATTCTCTTTCCCCCGCACTGCATCATACAGAAGAGTCCACAAGCAAAAACAACGAGAAGCCAGAGCGAACACCCCCATGACTTTCTTTGATGATATCAATCGCACAATAGAACTCGGAAAACTTGGAATCAGTGCAAAAAGATCTCAAGGAGCTGATCCCAATCAGGATGCTCTAAAAGTTCTGATTGAAAAAATGGCCTCACTCAGAGGACTTCCACAGAAAATAGGACAGATTCTTAGCCTCAATGAACTGAATTCTGAAAGCTCTCATTTTCTGAAGCTGACAGAGGGCAGTGCTCAGCTCTCCTCTCAGGAGATAAATGAAATCATCGAACGAGAACTTGGAGCCAACTGGAACACCTACTTCTCCGAAATCACTCCAGATGGAGTATCGGCATCACTTGGACAGGTTCACAGAGCGAAAACCGTAAACGGCAACGACGTAGCGATAAAAGTTCAATATCCAAAAATTGAGCGAGCGCTTCAATACGATCTCAAAGCATTAGGGCTTCTTAGCTTGCCCCTTACTGGAAAACAGCGAGGATTTCATTTCGAAGAGTATCGTAAGACTTTGTCAGAATCTCTTTTTCAAGAATTAGACTATCTCCAAGAGCTTGCTGCGCTCGAGCGGTTCCAACAATACCATAAAAGCGAACCATCACTGGTATCTCCCATTCCATTTCCAGAACTTTCTACACAAAAAGTCCTGACGATGAGCTGGATTGAGGGTCTACCCATTGAGTCAACTCGCACATGGGACTTTTCAGAGAGGCTTTTTATCGCAAGAACGCTTACTCGTTTCTTCTTCAAGGAATGGCTGATTTGGCGGGAGGTGCATGCCGATCCCCACTCTGGCAACTACCGATTCGAACGGAGCAATGACGGAATTAAAATTGGACTTCTCGATTTCGGTTGTACGAAGCGATTATCGCAGGATGAATCATCCGCGCTACAAGCATTTTTAGTCTGGGGGGAAAGCCCCTCCCAGAATCTTCTTGAACTCTATGGACGCCTTGGATTTGATCAAGCCCTACTTGAGCCGATTGAAAAAAAGTTGCCACTGATTACTGAAATTCTGCTTGAACCGTTTCTCTCTAAGCGTCCATTCCTTATTTCTGAATGGCAAATATCAAAACGAATAGACAAGATTCTAGGTGATGATCGTTGGAACTTTCGGATAGCAGGTCCTGCTTCACTCATCTTTTTTATTCGTGCGCTATCTGGCCTCA
It contains:
- a CDS encoding histidine kinase produces the protein MSNEQDEIIQEFLIEAFESLDQLDQDFVALESNPTDTDILNKIFRAIHTIKGTCGFLGLQTLEAVAHIGESLLDELRSGRISVTPDIATALLEMVDAIRAILTKIETTGAEGQDSFGPLRGRLQALKDGEALSDELGGEACTNSQVEHDPKEGQREECSIETSVDELSENVDESSSAPANGERGSSEQPSEDTANHDLIAEILASPDFQQEEPVAEQEMMGAVMEASSSAEEIPPSAELPQEEVSSSASADAAEDKESAPQAARASVTESSLRVDVGLLDKVMNLVGELVLARNQILQFTKNETDTALLGTCQRLNLITSELQEGVMKTRMQPIANVWNKFPRVVRDVARSCGKDIRVEMEGKDTELDKTILEAIKDPLTHIVRNSADHGIESPEMREKAGKNRQGLLQLRAFHEGGHVIIEIADDGAGLNIERIRTKAVEKGIYSHEKASRLSEAEVQRLIFHPGFSTAEKVTNVSGRGVGMDVVRSNIEKIGGSVEIQSQEGAGTTLKIKIPLTLAIVPALIISCQEQRFAIPQVSLIELLRVEHGSGNSGLEEIRGALFYRLRGNLLPLVDLRRELGMKQEDIQEEERRTALNIVVVRAENKDFGLIVESVHDTEEIVVKPLGRQVKNIPVFAGATIMGDGKVALILDILGLGREAGIVHEGRETQDGFDEQEDGEETSEKQSLLLVRSGTTSQLGIPIGRVDRLEEFSREVVEYASGHEVVQYRDGILPLLNLPRFFGNEHFSTNTYSVVVCTVDGQQVGLIVESILDILEDSLDLHDAHARRGISGSAVVQGKVTDILDVATILQSEFEGSLESSISRGMEA